A genomic window from Sporosarcina sp. Marseille-Q4063 includes:
- a CDS encoding PH domain-containing protein, with protein MGFLDALLGNASTANKEDVTEELSRILVDGEEVDVAFKLVRDLIVFTDKRLLMVDKQGLTGKKAEYHSIPYKSISHFSIETAGRFDLDAELKIWISGAEFPAIEKLFRKDDSIYDIQKVLAAVCV; from the coding sequence ATGGGGTTTTTAGATGCGCTATTGGGTAACGCTTCTACTGCTAACAAAGAAGATGTTACAGAGGAATTAAGCAGAATTTTGGTAGATGGTGAAGAGGTTGATGTTGCTTTTAAGCTGGTGAGAGATTTGATCGTTTTTACTGACAAGCGACTTTTAATGGTTGACAAGCAAGGGCTTACGGGGAAAAAGGCTGAATATCATTCGATCCCATATAAAAGCATTTCACATTTTAGTATAGAAACTGCAGGACGTTTTGATTTGGATGCAGAACTAAAGATATGGATATCTGGTGCCGAATTTCCTGCAATAGAAAAGCTGTTTAGGAAAGATGATAGTATATATGATATCCAAAAGGTTTTAGCGGCTGTGTGTGTATAG
- a CDS encoding DNA cytosine methyltransferase, with amino-acid sequence MLKVIDLFAGVGGLSFGFHKTGFNIVLANEIDKEIASSYTKNQEKVRMINEDITRLEIPTVFSELKDNVDVIIGGPPCQGFSQKGSRNILDDERNFLFNYFYNVVEYVRPQYFLMENVPNILTTGGGFFKNQIFELFESIGYQIDSSVLSAYDFGVPQLRKRAFILGKRNGKLLLPTHGGNEKVSIHEAIGDLAYLNSGEGKNIQDYRLKPFSSYQKNMREGSEKLYNHVATNHSVIAIERMKMVPPGKGKEFLPKEHLTKSIYSGTWSRMIEDQPSVTITTRFDTPSSGRFTHPFLNRAITVREAARLQSFHDTFVFHGTKTSQMKQVGNAVPPLLSEKIAKAILADIKLNETIILN; translated from the coding sequence ATGTTAAAGGTAATTGATTTATTTGCAGGAGTTGGTGGCTTATCATTTGGATTCCACAAAACGGGGTTCAATATTGTTTTAGCAAATGAAATTGATAAAGAAATAGCAAGTTCTTATACAAAAAATCAAGAAAAAGTAAGAATGATAAATGAAGATATTACCAGGTTAGAAATTCCGACAGTGTTTAGTGAATTAAAAGACAATGTGGATGTGATAATAGGTGGTCCCCCTTGCCAGGGATTTTCTCAAAAGGGAAGTCGCAATATTCTTGACGACGAAAGAAACTTTCTATTTAATTACTTTTATAATGTAGTTGAATATGTGCGTCCCCAGTACTTCCTCATGGAAAATGTACCAAACATATTAACTACTGGTGGTGGTTTCTTTAAAAATCAGATATTTGAACTGTTTGAAAGCATAGGTTATCAAATAGATTCAAGCGTATTGAGTGCATATGATTTTGGGGTTCCGCAGCTTAGGAAAAGAGCTTTCATATTAGGAAAACGAAATGGGAAATTGCTATTACCGACGCATGGTGGTAATGAAAAAGTATCAATTCACGAAGCAATTGGAGATTTGGCCTATCTAAATTCCGGAGAAGGAAAAAATATACAGGACTATAGGTTGAAGCCATTCTCCTCGTATCAAAAAAATATGCGTGAAGGATCTGAGAAACTATACAATCATGTTGCCACAAATCACTCTGTTATTGCTATTGAAAGGATGAAAATGGTTCCACCGGGAAAAGGAAAAGAGTTTCTCCCCAAAGAACATTTAACGAAATCTATTTATAGTGGTACGTGGTCAAGAATGATTGAAGATCAGCCCTCTGTTACTATAACGACAAGGTTTGATACTCCATCATCAGGTAGGTTTACTCACCCCTTTTTAAATAGGGCTATTACTGTTAGAGAAGCTGCACGCCTACAATCATTTCATGATACATTCGTATTTCATGGCACCAAAACTTCTCAAATGAAACAAGTAGGAAATGCAGTTCCACCTTTACTGTCTGAAAAAATTGCAAAAGCAATTCTTGCAGATATAAAATTAAATGAAACTATCATATTAAATTAA
- a CDS encoding RNA polymerase alpha subunit C-terminal domain-containing protein has product MKTEKELRTCDKGHTYYKSSDCPTCPTCERERKPESGFLSLLSAPARRALEHNGIQSLKQLSAYSEKEILQFHGMGPASLPKLRAALKEEGLSFKS; this is encoded by the coding sequence ATGAAAACAGAAAAAGAACTGCGGACTTGCGACAAAGGCCACACTTATTATAAAAGCAGCGACTGTCCAACCTGTCCGACTTGCGAGCGAGAACGCAAACCTGAAAGCGGGTTTTTGTCACTGCTATCGGCACCGGCAAGGCGGGCACTGGAACACAACGGAATCCAATCTTTGAAACAGCTATCAGCATATAGCGAAAAAGAAATTTTGCAATTCCACGGCATGGGACCAGCATCATTACCTAAACTTCGGGCTGCTTTGAAAGAAGAGGGATTGTCGTTTAAAAGTTAA
- a CDS encoding site-specific DNA-methyltransferase — protein MTNEEYTTIFNEDCLSVMKELESGSVDLILTDPPYNLGNFMRGRQTNLKQMRENFFGDAGWDDLEYEEWKNHMDEFLKESSRVLKKNGSMIMFMSLIKIETIVSLASQYKFYYKTTGIWHKTNPMPRNMNLHFINSTEAWLYFINNGKTGTFNNEGKAIHDFIETSVAPGGEKKSISHPTQKPELLFEHFVKILTNKDETVLDPFMGSGTTGVVSKRLGRKFIGCEVNKDYFNGATNRINEIEDNLFTIGLV, from the coding sequence GTGACTAACGAAGAATACACAACAATTTTTAATGAAGATTGCTTGTCAGTTATGAAGGAATTAGAAAGTGGAAGTGTTGATTTAATTCTCACAGACCCTCCATATAATTTAGGTAATTTTATGAGAGGCAGACAAACAAATTTGAAGCAAATGCGTGAAAACTTTTTTGGGGATGCGGGATGGGATGACTTGGAATATGAGGAATGGAAGAATCATATGGACGAGTTTTTAAAAGAATCCAGTCGCGTTCTGAAGAAAAATGGATCTATGATTATGTTCATGTCTCTAATCAAGATTGAAACAATAGTAAGTTTGGCATCGCAATATAAATTTTACTATAAAACAACAGGTATTTGGCATAAAACAAATCCAATGCCAAGAAATATGAATCTACACTTCATTAACTCAACTGAGGCTTGGTTGTATTTTATTAATAATGGTAAAACAGGTACATTTAATAATGAAGGAAAAGCAATCCACGACTTCATTGAAACTTCTGTTGCACCCGGTGGAGAAAAAAAGAGTATATCCCACCCTACACAAAAACCTGAATTATTATTTGAACACTTCGTGAAAATATTGACAAATAAAGATGAAACGGTATTAGACCCCTTCATGGGCAGTGGAACGACAGGTGTAGTTTCCAAAAGGCTGGGAAGAAAGTTTATTGGCTGTGAAGTAAATAAAGATTATTTTAATGGAGCCACAAATAGAATTAATGAAATAGAAGACAATCTGTTTACAATTGGGCTTGTTTGA